From one Syntrophales bacterium genomic stretch:
- a CDS encoding enoyl-CoA hydratase-related protein, producing the protein MEKTIITEQKDGVLLLTLNRPERKNAFDRAQWKALAAELDAAREDDGVIVALITGAGGDFSAGQDLADFSDLVDEPAYRICERALVDFDKPLIGAVRGVAVGGGATMLFHCDIVYVGESLRMRLPFTALGISPEFASTYMLQALIGPRRAAELMLTAEWIDAERAVETGIASRGCKDDELLEEAMARAAEIARLPLASLREAKRSLRAVHGAGIEAALRVERESMERQLGGPENTEAIQAIMEKRQPDFRNLKR; encoded by the coding sequence ATGGAAAAGACGATCATAACGGAGCAGAAAGACGGCGTGTTGCTGCTGACCTTGAACCGCCCGGAACGGAAGAACGCCTTCGACCGGGCTCAATGGAAAGCCCTTGCCGCGGAACTGGATGCGGCCCGGGAAGACGACGGGGTTATCGTTGCCCTTATAACGGGCGCGGGCGGAGATTTTTCGGCAGGCCAGGACTTGGCCGACTTTTCCGACCTCGTGGATGAACCCGCCTATCGGATATGCGAACGGGCCCTTGTCGATTTTGACAAGCCGCTTATCGGCGCTGTCAGGGGCGTGGCCGTCGGAGGCGGCGCGACCATGCTGTTTCATTGCGACATCGTTTACGTCGGTGAGAGCCTGCGCATGAGGCTGCCCTTTACCGCTCTCGGCATATCGCCTGAATTCGCCAGCACCTACATGCTTCAGGCCCTCATCGGACCCCGCAGGGCCGCGGAACTCATGTTGACCGCCGAATGGATCGATGCCGAACGGGCGGTAGAGACCGGAATAGCATCCCGCGGGTGTAAGGATGACGAACTGCTGGAAGAGGCGATGGCCCGGGCGGCGGAAATCGCCCGGTTGCCCCTGGCGTCGCTGCGGGAGGCCAAAAGAAGCCTCAGAGCGGTCCATGGGGCCGGTATCGAGGCAGCCCTCCGGGTCGAGCGCGAGAGCATGGAACGTCAGCTCGGCGGACCGGAAAATACCGAGGCCATACAGGCCATCATGGAAAAACGACAGCCCGATTTCCGTAATCTGAAGAGATAA